The DNA window ATCTTTCTGATTCAATAGCAAGTAACCGCTGAGAATGCTTTAAGAGTTGCTCTTGTGTTTTTAGTTTTAAATGGTTGCCAACGCGTAAACGGCACACCTTAAGATCGACTGGCTTTTGTATGTAGTCAATCCCACCCAGCTCCAAAGACAAATGCTCAAACTTACTTTCATTATGAGAGGTAATAAATATTACCGTTACACCACTTGTTTTGGGATTGTTTTTTAAGCGTTTACACACTTCTAACCCGCTAATATCAGGTAATTCAATATCTAATAAAATAATTTCAGGTAAAAACTGCTGTGCTTTTTCTATGGCATCAAAACCAGTATCGCTGCATATAACTTCTGCGATATCTGATAAAGCCCCCTCTAGAATCATTAAACTAGAAGGTTCATCATCAACAATAAGAACTCGATGCGCAAAGCTTTGATTTACATTAGTTAACACAATAAAGTCCCATAAAAAATTAAACAAACGCGACTAAAGTTTAGCTGAGTTAACCTAAACGTCCATTAATTACCTAAAATAAGTACTAACAATATTAAATTAATTGTGTTAGCTACAAGATGTCTATAATCATCTGAAGTAAACATAAACCAATAAAACCAAAACGCCTTCTTAATAGTAAAAACTTTTTTCTTATTGGTAAGCTCAAACTTGATAAATTACCTATAGTTCTCTAAGCTTAATTGTAATTAAATAATGGCTTGTCTTTAATTGGAGTAATGGATGCCAATAAATCTTAAAAAAAGGATAATTCGTCAGATAAGTAATTACACCCTTTTATTCCCAATTTCTTTATCCGCCATAATTACCTTAATTGTTTTAGCCATTATTATTAATGAAGCAAGTTTATCGCGCTCAGTACTTGGCTCTGTAGAACTAGAAATAATAGACAAAAACCAATCTATTAATTCACAAACACAAGAGGTTATTGAAAACTACCGTCGAGATATTCGTTTTTTACACGCAACCCCTCCAATCAAAGGCTTAGCCAGGGCATCAAATAACAAAGGTGTAGACCCACTAGAGAACACCACCTATGCTCAATGGAAAACAAGGCTTGAAATTATATTTGCAGCGTTTTTAAAAAATAACCCAGATTACGAGCAGCTAAGAATCATCAGTACCAACAAAAAAGGACAAGAACTGGTAAGGGTTGATCGCGTTCAGGGCGCTGTAGAGGTTATAGATTTAAATAGGCTCCAAAATAAAGGAGCGCAAGAGTACTTTACGGCCAGTAGTAACCTCTCTGATGGCGAAATGTATCTGTCTGAAATTTCGTTGAATAGAGAGTACGGTAAAATAGAGTTTCCTTATCGCCCGATGTTGAGGCTGTCTATGCCAATTTTTGATGAAAATCAAAATAGATTTGGCTTTATCATAATTAACGTGAATGCTAACAACTTATTAACTCTTTTAAAAAACAGTATTAATACACCATTTCAACTCGCTTTAACTGACAGTAACGGCTATTTTTTATCACACCCAAATAAAGATTTCACCTTTGGTAAAGACCTAGGTAGTGATATTAGCATCAATAATAATTACACTTTCAACCCTGTTGCTAATAGCTCATTGTCGCTTATAAAACCAAAAAGCATTGCGCAAACAAGTTATTACACTGCAAGAAAACAAATCACTTTAGCGCTGGGTGAAAAACAAAACTTTTTATCTAGCCACGTTTTAGCGCCTGTTGAGCATATTAAAAATATTGAAATGGAACGCAGAACAAAGCTCTACGCCTTTTTGCTTATTTTGGTTATTGTATTAACTATCATTCTCGCATTTTTCAATCGTAGTCTTCGCAAAAGCCAAGAGCTTGCAAATGCGCGCGCACAATCTGAGGCAATTATAACCGGCTCATCTGATGCGGTAATTGGCATTACCAATAACGGTATTGTCTCTAGTTGGAATAATGCCGCAACTCTGATGTTTAAGCTTGGAGAGTTAGAAGCAATTGGAAAACCAATTAATGATTTAAAAATAATAGATCAGCTAAATTTTAACGAGATAATTGAAAAATTCACTGATGGTACTCGTCAATTTAAGCAAGACGCTAGTATCAGTAACGGCTCTACTAAACGCTACTTTTCACTCTCTTTATCAGCCATTATCGATCAATTTGGAATGTTTATTGGTATTGCAATAATAGCCAGAGATGTAACCAAAGAGCGCACCATTGAGAATGAAATAATAAAAGTAAATCATGAGCTTGAAAATAAAGTAGCCATTCGCACTAAAGAGCTCAAACAAGCCAGTGAAGTAAAAAGCGCGTTTATTTCTAATATAAGCCATGAAATGCGTACTCCACTTAATGGCATAGTGGGTACTTTAAACTTAATAAAAAAAGAGCCATTAAGTGAAACACAAAAAAACTATTTAGAAATGACAGAAGTAAGTGTGAGTGCTTTATCTGTATTAATAAATGATATTTTGGATTTATCTAAAATAGAAGCAGGTAAACTTGAGTTGAACTTTAAAGAGTTTAATTTAATAAAATTAATCGAAAGCGTTTGTGGCAGTATGGCTGTTAAAGCTCAGGAAAAAGGCCTCGAATTTGTTTTAGATGTTGTTAATTTAAAATGTAAAACGATTAAAACTGACCCCCATCGTTTTTCACAAATCCTAACTAACTTAGTAAATAATGCGATTAAATTTACTGAAACCGGGTTTATAAAGGTCACCGCTTATTGCGAGCAAACAAGCAATGATACTGTGACTGTTCATGTAAAAGTTACCGATAGCGGTGTGGGCATTGCACAAGAAAACCAGAGCAAATTATTTACCGCCTTTTCCCAAGAAGACAAAAGCGTGGCATCTAAATTTGGTGGAACAGGGCTAGGGCTTTCTATATGCAGACAGCTTTGTAGCCTTCTAGGCGGAGAAATTAGCTTTGAGTCAGAAAAGTCACTAGGTAGTAGTTTTCACATAAAACTAACACTGAGCAATGATGATACAACTCATTATAGTTTTACCCCACGATTAAAAAACAAAAGCTTTGCTATTGTGACTAAAAATAACGAGTTAACCGACAGCATAAATAATTTAATAGCTGCTTTTTCTGGAAACAGTTTTTCACCTGAACAATTACAACAATCTCTTGTTTCAGATGATATAAAAAACGTACCTTTACCTGACTTTATACTTATTGAACAAGACGACATATTGTTAAAACGTTTAGATGAAATGTGGCCATCTATTGCTAATCATCATGCACTTAAAGTTATTTTATTAGCAAATCGCGGTTATCCGCAAATTAAAACAAGACACGTGCAAACCAGCTTACTTTCTAAACCAATACTTATTTCAGAGTTTTTAAAAACAGTAGCCGATGAACGCAGCCTTGAAGATAAAATAAGTGCTGGTAGCAGCAATATTAATATTAACAAACGCCGTGAATCAGACTCAGTTAAAACTGATAACTCTGACTTTAAAGGGGCACATGTTCTTATCGTTGATGATAACGATATAAATATAGAAGTAGCCGCGGGTATATTGTCATGTTTATCTTTAGAGATAGATACCGCGTCAAATGGCCAACAAGCAGTAGAAAAACTTGTTAACTCGGTGGCCAATAATCATCAATACCACTGTGTATTTATGGACTGCCAAATGCCTATATTGAATGGTTATGATGCAGCAAAACAAATAAGAGCTGGTGAAGCAGCGCCTCAAAATATTGATATTCCCATAGTCGCTATGACTGCTAATGCAATGATGGGTGAAAGACAAAAATGCCTAGATGCAGGAATGAGTGATTACATCACTAAACCAATCTCTGCAGAGGTATTAGTTGCAACAGCTACAAAGTGGTTGTCTTCAACTTTTATAAAAGAAGCTCCATTGGAAAATAATCAGCTTAACGAATTTAATAAACCAATCCCTGATACTTCAGATAGTCAAAGTTTACCTGATTGGGATAAAGATAACGCGCTATCTCGGTTATTAAATAATGAAGAGCTGCTTATAAAAGTATGCGAATTATACCTTCAAAGTACACCAATGAAGCTAGAAGAACTTGAGGATGCAATAAATAACAATAATTTATCGCAAATATCAAAACTAAGTCATGGCTTGAAAGGCTCATCGGGTGATGTAGGTGCGGCTAACTTGCATAAATTATTTGATGAATTAGAAGTAATGGCCAGTGAAAATGCCATGGGCAGTATGAAGAATAAATTAGAGCTCATTCAAACTAGCTACAAAAAACTCGAATCAACCATTAACAGCTACTTAGAGATACAACCCAGTAGTTAGTATTTTGTGGGTAATAATGAATAAACCACTGAAAATATGTATTGCTAATTAAAGTTAAAAGCGCCTAAAGGCGCTTTTAATTTTTGAGTGTATTGCTAACCAATACCACCAAAAAATATAAAAGCACATAGGATATTTATTCTTACTCGCTATACTGGTCAATTATAACTTTTAAACTATTGAATTCTATAGGCTTGTTTATAGTGTTAGTTATACCCGCTGCCACGTACTCAGGCTCGTCTTTTTCAGTGATGTTTGCAGTAACGGCAATAATGGGCACATCGTGGTAATTGGCTAGTTCCCTAATATATTTAGTTGCCAAAAGCCCGCCCATTACCGGCATTTGAATATCCATCATAATTAAATCAAATTGTTGTTTAGTACATAGCTCAAGCGCTATTTCACCATTATCTGCCACGGTAATATGTTTAATACCCATTGCTTTTAAAAAGCTTTCTAGCACGATTTGATTTACCGGATTATCTTCGGCAATTAATACCTGCACATCTTTATTTTTAATAGTTACATCGGGTAATTGTGCTTGTTGTTTAACGTTTGTATTTGCAATGGGAATATTAAGCCTTAGCTGAAAATAAAATCTCGAACCCTTATCCAATTCACTTTCTACTTGTAAATTACTGCCCATTAAGTTTAATATTTTACTAGAAATAGTTAATCCAAGTCCTGTACCACCAAAACGACGTGTTGTTGAAGTGTCTGCTTGGGTAAAAGCATCAAATAACGTTTTTATACTGTGTTGTGAAATACCTATACCACTATCGATAACGCTAAATAGTAACACCACCTCATTGTTATTTTTCTCTTTTAGATCAACAGACAAAGTTACTTTTCCAAGCTCTGTAAACTTAAATGCATTCCCCAATAAGTTCATTAGCACTTGTTTTAAACGGGTTTCGTCGCCCTGTACCAAATCAACAGAATCTACTTTTTCTTTTACTATTTTAAACTCTATATTTTTATGGTCGGCTTGCGATTTAAAAATTTGTTCCAGCTCATACAATAAAGCACTTAATTTAAACTCTCTGTTTTCTAGTAGCATTTTATCGGCATCGAGCTTACTTAAATCGAGAATGTCATTAAGAATAACCAATAAACTCTTACCTGAAGAGCTAATAACCTCAATCATGCGCTTTTGTTTAGCATCGAGTTCGGTATTACTCACTAGCTGTACCATGCCTAAAATACCGTTCATGGGAGTGCGTATTTCATGGCTCATATTAGCTAAAAATTCAGATTTGATTCGGGATGTTTCCTCTGCCGCTTTTTTTGCTTCAACTAGGCGCTCGTTTAGCACTCTAAATTTATTTGCTGCTTGGGCTAAAAATCCTATTTCATCTTCACGGTTAATATCAGCTATGTTTGCTGAGAAATCACCATTTAAAAATGATCTAAAACTAACGGTGAGTCTGTTAATCGCTTTAATAATATGAAAGTGAAAAAATAAAGCAAAAAGAATAAACAAGGTAACAGACAAAAATAACGACACTTGAATAACAGTTTGCGCGGCATTAATGCTCTCTTGACTGGTTTGCGAAATATCACTAAGCAACAACAATGCATCTTCTTGCAATTTTTTGGCAAGTGCTGAAAATTCAACCGAATCACCGGCAATAACAATATTGCTTAAGGTTAAATAATTTCTATTGGCTTGAATGGCCTGAGCAAATAAAGACTCGAATTTAGTTGTTAAACTATTTAGTTGCTCGACCTTGTTTTGGCCAATCATTTTGTTTGTAGCGCCACTGTTGGTTAATTGTTTAATTAATTTTAGCCGCTGTTTTACTTGGCTACGTTTGGCGTAATCACGTTGAGTTAAAAACAGGATTGAATTGCGGTACAGATGATGCCAATGATCCTTTAGCTGAAAAAATAATAAGTCCTTGTCCAGCCTGGCCGTTTCTCCATCCCTGCTAGCTAAGGTGGTCAATGCTAATTCGTAGGTATTTGGTAGCTGTTGCTCAATAATTTTAGACTTTTCATCATATCGTTTTTTAAGACTATCGATACTTTTGCCATAATTTAAAACCAATGATTGCATGGCGTTTAATGAATTTTTAATCTCGGGTTGCTGGATTCGCTGTTGTGCTTCAATTAACCGCGCTTGAATACTTTGATGAGTGCTTTTTATTTTATCAAAAATAACCTCGCTACCCGACACACCATAAACAGAAATATCTCGCTGAATCTGTAAAATATCTTTGTTAATTTCAAATACAACAACTGACAGCCCATTAATGTTCAATACATTTTTACTGGCTTGCTCTATTTTGTCGGTTCGCTCATTAATAACAACGTAAACTATTATTTGTATTAAAATAAAAATAGCCAACGAAGATAATACTTTAATAGATAAAGAACCAATTAACTGTTTTAGCATTCAATTCCCTTATGCGTTTAGTAGTTCAAACCATTTATCTAAACTGTAATCGTAGTTATCCATCACTGTATTCCACACCGCAATATTAGAAAAGCGCTTTTCATAGCTGCCGCCATCGCGAATTTGCCCTGGCATAATTATATTTTTGCCATCGGTACCCGCTAGTGGTTGAGTCGCTTCTTTGCCATCGTACCAATAATCCCATTCGGGGGTGGTAATTATTTCTTTGCTACGTTCTGGATTAGAAATGTAATAACCCTG is part of the Pseudoalteromonas sp. DL-6 genome and encodes:
- a CDS encoding ATP-binding protein, with amino-acid sequence MLKQLIGSLSIKVLSSLAIFILIQIIVYVVINERTDKIEQASKNVLNINGLSVVVFEINKDILQIQRDISVYGVSGSEVIFDKIKSTHQSIQARLIEAQQRIQQPEIKNSLNAMQSLVLNYGKSIDSLKKRYDEKSKIIEQQLPNTYELALTTLASRDGETARLDKDLLFFQLKDHWHHLYRNSILFLTQRDYAKRSQVKQRLKLIKQLTNSGATNKMIGQNKVEQLNSLTTKFESLFAQAIQANRNYLTLSNIVIAGDSVEFSALAKKLQEDALLLLSDISQTSQESINAAQTVIQVSLFLSVTLFILFALFFHFHIIKAINRLTVSFRSFLNGDFSANIADINREDEIGFLAQAANKFRVLNERLVEAKKAAEETSRIKSEFLANMSHEIRTPMNGILGMVQLVSNTELDAKQKRMIEVISSSGKSLLVILNDILDLSKLDADKMLLENREFKLSALLYELEQIFKSQADHKNIEFKIVKEKVDSVDLVQGDETRLKQVLMNLLGNAFKFTELGKVTLSVDLKEKNNNEVVLLFSVIDSGIGISQHSIKTLFDAFTQADTSTTRRFGGTGLGLTISSKILNLMGSNLQVESELDKGSRFYFQLRLNIPIANTNVKQQAQLPDVTIKNKDVQVLIAEDNPVNQIVLESFLKAMGIKHITVADNGEIALELCTKQQFDLIMMDIQMPVMGGLLATKYIRELANYHDVPIIAVTANITEKDEPEYVAAGITNTINKPIEFNSLKVIIDQYSE
- a CDS encoding ATP-binding protein; the protein is MPINLKKRIIRQISNYTLLFPISLSAIITLIVLAIIINEASLSRSVLGSVELEIIDKNQSINSQTQEVIENYRRDIRFLHATPPIKGLARASNNKGVDPLENTTYAQWKTRLEIIFAAFLKNNPDYEQLRIISTNKKGQELVRVDRVQGAVEVIDLNRLQNKGAQEYFTASSNLSDGEMYLSEISLNREYGKIEFPYRPMLRLSMPIFDENQNRFGFIIINVNANNLLTLLKNSINTPFQLALTDSNGYFLSHPNKDFTFGKDLGSDISINNNYTFNPVANSSLSLIKPKSIAQTSYYTARKQITLALGEKQNFLSSHVLAPVEHIKNIEMERRTKLYAFLLILVIVLTIILAFFNRSLRKSQELANARAQSEAIITGSSDAVIGITNNGIVSSWNNAATLMFKLGELEAIGKPINDLKIIDQLNFNEIIEKFTDGTRQFKQDASISNGSTKRYFSLSLSAIIDQFGMFIGIAIIARDVTKERTIENEIIKVNHELENKVAIRTKELKQASEVKSAFISNISHEMRTPLNGIVGTLNLIKKEPLSETQKNYLEMTEVSVSALSVLINDILDLSKIEAGKLELNFKEFNLIKLIESVCGSMAVKAQEKGLEFVLDVVNLKCKTIKTDPHRFSQILTNLVNNAIKFTETGFIKVTAYCEQTSNDTVTVHVKVTDSGVGIAQENQSKLFTAFSQEDKSVASKFGGTGLGLSICRQLCSLLGGEISFESEKSLGSSFHIKLTLSNDDTTHYSFTPRLKNKSFAIVTKNNELTDSINNLIAAFSGNSFSPEQLQQSLVSDDIKNVPLPDFILIEQDDILLKRLDEMWPSIANHHALKVILLANRGYPQIKTRHVQTSLLSKPILISEFLKTVADERSLEDKISAGSSNININKRRESDSVKTDNSDFKGAHVLIVDDNDINIEVAAGILSCLSLEIDTASNGQQAVEKLVNSVANNHQYHCVFMDCQMPILNGYDAAKQIRAGEAAPQNIDIPIVAMTANAMMGERQKCLDAGMSDYITKPISAEVLVATATKWLSSTFIKEAPLENNQLNEFNKPIPDTSDSQSLPDWDKDNALSRLLNNEELLIKVCELYLQSTPMKLEELEDAINNNNLSQISKLSHGLKGSSGDVGAANLHKLFDELEVMASENAMGSMKNKLELIQTSYKKLESTINSYLEIQPSS